Proteins encoded in a region of the Veillonella parvula genome:
- the ribE gene encoding 6,7-dimethyl-8-ribityllumazine synthase: protein MMVQEGNLLGTGKKFAIIGSRFNEFITSKLIGGAEDCLLRHDVKQEDITVIWVPGAYEIPLIAKKAALSGRYDAVICVGAVIRGATTHYDYVCNEVAKGIAHVSLETGIPVMFGVVTTENIEQAIERAGTKAGNKGYDCAMGAIEMVNLIDQI from the coding sequence ATGATGGTTCAAGAAGGTAACTTATTAGGTACTGGTAAGAAATTTGCTATTATCGGTTCTCGTTTCAACGAGTTCATTACATCTAAATTAATCGGAGGCGCTGAAGATTGTTTACTTCGTCACGATGTTAAACAAGAGGATATTACAGTAATTTGGGTTCCAGGTGCTTATGAGATTCCTTTGATTGCTAAGAAAGCAGCTTTATCTGGTCGTTATGATGCAGTTATTTGTGTAGGTGCTGTTATTCGTGGGGCCACTACTCATTATGATTATGTATGCAACGAAGTAGCTAAAGGTATCGCACATGTATCTTTGGAAACTGGTATTCCTGTTATGTTTGGTGTAGTAACTACTGAAAACATTGAGCAAGCTATCGAACGCGCAGGTACAAAAGCGGGTAATAAAGGTTATGATTGTGCGATGGGTGCAATCGAAATGGTTAACCTTATCGATCAAATCTAA
- the hslO gene encoding Hsp33 family molecular chaperone HslO, with translation MDYIKRFTTREGVRMSLAVTTDTVETARVRHDLWPVATAALGRAMTGAILLAGDFKNHENVSLRIKGDGPLGVVHVDAFSDNTVRGYVDEPHVDVPLKHAGKLDVGAAVGHNGEVQVTRFTQLAQDYTSTSPIQSGEVAEDLAYYLYASEQVPSTISLGVLVDPDYHTVVAGGFIVQALPDATDEALAQVEKNINELGPITEYLKANPDGKGLMERVLDGLTVNEVYNEPIHFQCRCGRDRFASVLMTLREEDKNAILEDDVTELVCHYCNEKYHFTREELQNMFIPKGLIQ, from the coding sequence ATGGATTATATAAAACGTTTTACAACCCGAGAAGGGGTTCGTATGTCTTTAGCTGTAACAACCGATACAGTTGAAACAGCTCGTGTACGTCATGATTTATGGCCTGTAGCAACAGCTGCTTTAGGTCGTGCTATGACGGGAGCTATTTTATTAGCTGGTGATTTTAAAAACCATGAAAACGTAAGTCTTCGTATTAAAGGTGATGGTCCACTAGGTGTAGTTCACGTAGATGCATTCTCTGATAATACGGTTCGAGGCTATGTAGATGAGCCACATGTTGATGTACCTTTAAAGCATGCTGGTAAGCTTGATGTTGGTGCTGCCGTAGGTCATAATGGGGAAGTACAAGTGACTCGTTTCACGCAGTTAGCGCAAGACTATACTTCTACAAGCCCGATTCAAAGTGGTGAAGTGGCAGAGGATTTGGCATATTATTTATATGCATCTGAACAAGTACCGTCTACGATTAGTTTAGGTGTATTAGTAGATCCAGATTACCATACAGTTGTAGCTGGAGGTTTTATCGTACAAGCCTTACCGGATGCTACAGATGAAGCATTAGCACAAGTAGAAAAGAATATTAATGAACTTGGTCCTATTACAGAATATTTGAAAGCAAATCCAGATGGTAAAGGTCTTATGGAACGCGTTCTCGATGGTTTAACTGTGAATGAAGTATATAATGAACCAATTCATTTCCAATGCCGTTGTGGTCGTGATCGCTTTGCCAGTGTGCTAATGACATTACGTGAAGAAGATAAGAATGCTATTTTGGAAGATGACGTAACAGAGCTTGTTTGCCATTATTGTAATGAAAAATATCATTTCACACGTGAAGAGTTACAAAATATGTTCATCCCAAAAGGTCTAATTCAATAA
- the mtnP gene encoding S-methyl-5'-thioadenosine phosphorylase, which produces MSAIGVIGGTGVYDPSIFENIHEESLVTPYGEIDYVQGTYHGKTVIFVARHGKDHTIPPHKINYRANIWGLKKLGVTFIISTTAVGSLNENFKPGHFVLTDQFLDFTKNRITTFYEGGDRPVAHLDVTNPYCPELRNILQKVGTEQGLTIHNGGTYVCTEGPRFETPAEIKMFHMLGGDTVGMTNVPEVNLANEAEMAYATISMITNYAAGISESALTHAEVVEMMGNMAAQLKSLILGAIDAIDVDARYDAHNRMHEYGGFKL; this is translated from the coding sequence ATGAGTGCAATTGGCGTAATTGGTGGTACTGGTGTTTATGATCCGTCCATCTTTGAAAATATTCATGAAGAATCCTTAGTGACACCATATGGTGAAATAGATTATGTACAAGGTACATACCACGGGAAAACTGTAATCTTTGTAGCTCGTCACGGCAAAGATCATACAATTCCTCCACACAAAATTAACTATCGTGCTAATATTTGGGGCCTCAAAAAACTAGGCGTTACATTTATTATCTCCACGACAGCAGTAGGTTCTTTAAATGAGAACTTTAAGCCAGGTCATTTTGTGTTGACTGATCAATTCTTAGATTTCACAAAGAACCGCATCACTACGTTTTATGAAGGTGGGGACCGTCCAGTGGCACATCTTGATGTAACAAATCCATACTGCCCTGAATTGCGTAATATTCTTCAAAAGGTAGGTACGGAACAAGGCCTTACGATACACAATGGCGGTACCTATGTATGTACTGAAGGCCCTCGTTTTGAGACTCCTGCAGAAATCAAAATGTTCCACATGCTCGGTGGCGATACAGTAGGTATGACAAATGTACCGGAAGTAAATTTAGCGAATGAAGCTGAAATGGCATATGCTACGATCTCTATGATTACCAACTATGCAGCAGGTATTTCTGAATCTGCTTTGACACATGCGGAAGTTGTAGAAATGATGGGCAATATGGCGGCTCAACTAAAATCTCTTATCTTAGGAGCTATTGATGCAATCGATGTGGATGCTCGTTATGATGCTCATAATCGCATGCATGAATATGGTGGTTTTAAACTATAA
- the mtnA gene encoding S-methyl-5-thioribose-1-phosphate isomerase, which translates to MINIEWRKDTLALLDQTKLPTEITYVHCTDWRQVAEAIKMLRVRGAPAIGVAASYGLILAAMEAGRLEAPFSEQLTNLYEFSETLKETRPTAINLAWAVDRVISLVKTNVDSMSSMSEVVDLITKEAIIIHEEDVSLNRRMAEAGATLFEGKKNIRILTHCNAGALATGGLGTALGVVRKLHENGQLERVYADETRPLLQGARLTAFELHEDGIPITLETDNMAAYAMQHGLIDAVIVGADRITTKGDVANKIGTYGVAVLAKFHNIPFYVAAPYSTFDFTLENGGDIPIEMRNDDEVIALHGVQTAPSGIDVLNPAFDVTPHELVTAIITEEGVLTPNYEESIGKLRQIVESK; encoded by the coding sequence ATGATTAATATTGAATGGCGTAAAGATACGCTGGCACTATTAGATCAAACTAAATTGCCTACTGAAATTACATACGTTCACTGTACAGATTGGCGCCAAGTGGCCGAAGCTATTAAAATGCTTCGCGTTCGTGGAGCACCTGCTATTGGCGTAGCTGCTAGTTATGGTCTCATTTTAGCTGCTATGGAAGCAGGACGTTTAGAGGCGCCATTTAGTGAACAACTTACAAACTTATATGAGTTTAGTGAGACCTTAAAAGAAACTCGCCCTACAGCAATCAACTTAGCTTGGGCTGTAGATCGTGTCATTTCTCTTGTGAAAACTAATGTTGACAGTATGTCCTCAATGAGTGAAGTAGTAGACCTCATTACAAAAGAGGCTATTATCATTCACGAAGAAGATGTATCTTTGAATAGACGTATGGCCGAAGCAGGGGCTACATTATTTGAAGGTAAAAAGAATATTCGCATCTTAACTCATTGTAATGCTGGTGCACTAGCTACAGGTGGCCTAGGAACAGCTCTTGGTGTTGTTCGAAAATTACATGAAAACGGTCAATTAGAACGCGTATATGCTGATGAAACACGTCCATTATTACAAGGTGCTCGACTTACAGCCTTTGAACTTCACGAGGATGGTATTCCTATTACTCTTGAAACTGATAATATGGCCGCCTATGCGATGCAACATGGGTTAATTGATGCTGTTATCGTCGGTGCTGACCGCATCACTACAAAAGGAGATGTAGCCAATAAAATTGGTACCTATGGTGTGGCTGTACTAGCTAAATTCCACAATATTCCGTTCTATGTAGCCGCTCCTTATAGTACATTTGACTTTACTCTGGAAAATGGTGGAGATATTCCTATTGAGATGCGCAATGATGATGAAGTAATCGCTTTACACGGTGTTCAAACAGCCCCTAGTGGTATTGATGTACTTAATCCTGCATTCGATGTAACACCTCATGAACTTGTAACAGCGATTATCACCGAAGAGGGAGTATTGACTCCAAACTATGAAGAGTCAATCGGTAAGCTACGCCAGATTGTAGAATCTAAATAG
- a CDS encoding adenosylhomocysteinase, with the protein MQSLIRDINLATEGRKKIDWVSNFMPTLNTLGDRFEAEQTFKGQTIVVSVHLEAKTAYLATVLKRGGADVIVTGSNPLSTQDDVAAGLVDMGITVYAWYDCTDEEYFNFLHKALDHKPHIIIDDGGDLVNLLHTTRQDAKERLLGGSEETTTGVHRLYALENAKQLTFPMIAVNDSYCKYLFDNRYGTGQSVWDGIMRTTNLTVTGKNVVVAGYGWCGKGVAMRAKGLGAHVYVTEVDPIKAIEAVFDGFKVLPMIEAAKVGDIFCTVTGCKDVIVKEHYKVMKDKAILCNAGHFDCEVNVSDLTELAVSHERVRQNIEGYTMSDGRKLYVLAEGRLVNLAAGDGHPAEIMDLSFAMQALAAEYILKNGKEMDPKVYVLPHELDVEIAKLKLNSMGYDLDSLTQEQIDYLTKVN; encoded by the coding sequence ATGCAATCTTTAATTAGAGATATAAATTTAGCAACAGAAGGTCGCAAAAAAATTGATTGGGTTTCTAACTTTATGCCTACATTAAACACATTAGGTGACCGTTTTGAAGCAGAACAAACTTTCAAAGGCCAAACAATTGTTGTTAGTGTTCACTTGGAAGCAAAAACAGCATACCTTGCGACTGTATTAAAACGCGGTGGTGCAGATGTAATTGTAACGGGCTCCAATCCGTTATCTACACAAGACGATGTAGCTGCAGGTCTTGTAGATATGGGCATTACTGTATATGCTTGGTACGATTGTACTGATGAAGAATATTTTAACTTCCTCCATAAAGCACTTGATCACAAACCACATATTATCATTGATGATGGTGGTGATTTAGTAAATCTATTGCATACTACACGTCAAGATGCAAAAGAACGTTTGTTAGGGGGGAGTGAAGAAACTACAACAGGTGTACATCGTTTATATGCATTAGAGAACGCTAAACAATTAACATTCCCTATGATTGCTGTCAATGACTCTTACTGTAAATATCTTTTCGATAATCGCTATGGTACAGGTCAGTCCGTTTGGGATGGTATCATGCGCACTACGAACTTGACTGTAACAGGTAAGAACGTTGTTGTTGCTGGTTATGGCTGGTGTGGTAAAGGCGTTGCGATGCGTGCAAAAGGCCTTGGTGCACACGTATATGTAACTGAAGTAGATCCAATTAAAGCTATAGAGGCTGTATTTGATGGTTTCAAGGTATTGCCTATGATTGAAGCCGCTAAGGTTGGGGATATCTTCTGTACTGTAACAGGTTGTAAAGATGTTATTGTAAAAGAGCATTACAAAGTGATGAAAGATAAAGCTATCTTATGTAATGCTGGTCACTTTGATTGCGAAGTGAACGTTTCTGATCTTACTGAACTTGCTGTAAGCCACGAACGAGTTCGTCAAAATATTGAAGGCTATACTATGTCTGATGGTCGTAAACTCTATGTATTGGCTGAAGGCCGTCTAGTAAACCTTGCAGCTGGCGATGGTCACCCTGCAGAAATTATGGACTTGTCATTTGCTATGCAAGCCCTTGCTGCAGAGTATATCTTGAAAAACGGTAAAGAAATGGATCCAAAAGTATACGTATTGCCTCATGAATTAGATGTGGAAATCGCTAAACTTAAGTTGAACTCCATGGGCTATGACTTAGATTCTTTAACACAAGAACAAATCGATTATCTAACAAAAGTAAACTAA
- a CDS encoding amidohydrolase: MSDLLITHVDVLTDEGVLKNHAIEIKNGYVTAILNDSEAEKVKDSAKEVLDGKGQLATPGLVNTHTHIAMGLFRNYADDLELMEWLETAIWPTEAKLNDDYVRYGTQLGIAEMLRTGTTTFSDMYFFMNTTAEVVKETGIRSVLSRGLAGVSPTADQALVENADLFRTWNGFDNDRIKVLLGPHAPYTCPDDYMEKVIALSHELNCGIHMHLSETKGEVETVMKATGKTPIAHMHDLGLFWNTTLAAHCVHVTDEDMAIMSENNVAVAHNPQSNLKLASGIAPVPEMIAKGITVGLGTDGSASNNNADMLEEVRLAATLHKARLYDPKAIPAQAAWNMGTVEGAKALGYTDLGVLDKGYRADIVLYDVSGMHWMPRYNDLAALVYSANSSDVNTTIVGGKVLMKDKELLTIDEEKLRAEIDKAQVYFSN, from the coding sequence ATGTCTGATTTATTGATTACTCATGTAGACGTCCTCACCGATGAGGGGGTTCTAAAAAATCATGCCATTGAAATTAAAAATGGTTATGTTACAGCTATTTTAAACGATAGTGAAGCTGAAAAGGTAAAAGACTCTGCTAAGGAAGTACTAGACGGTAAAGGTCAATTGGCTACGCCAGGTCTTGTAAATACACATACTCATATTGCGATGGGTCTATTTAGAAACTATGCAGATGATCTTGAGCTTATGGAATGGCTTGAAACGGCTATTTGGCCAACAGAAGCAAAATTAAATGACGATTATGTACGGTACGGCACACAACTTGGTATTGCTGAAATGTTGCGCACTGGTACCACTACATTTAGCGACATGTATTTCTTTATGAATACTACTGCTGAGGTGGTAAAAGAAACAGGTATTCGCTCTGTATTGTCACGTGGCTTAGCCGGTGTATCCCCAACAGCAGATCAAGCATTAGTTGAAAATGCTGACTTATTCCGCACTTGGAACGGCTTTGATAATGACCGCATCAAAGTATTGCTTGGACCACATGCACCATATACTTGCCCTGATGATTATATGGAAAAGGTGATTGCCTTATCTCATGAATTAAATTGTGGTATTCATATGCACTTGTCCGAAACAAAAGGAGAAGTGGAGACTGTTATGAAAGCTACTGGTAAGACACCAATTGCGCATATGCATGATTTAGGTTTATTCTGGAATACTACCTTAGCCGCACACTGCGTTCATGTGACAGACGAAGATATGGCTATTATGTCTGAAAATAATGTAGCCGTAGCTCATAACCCACAATCTAATTTAAAATTAGCTAGCGGTATTGCACCAGTACCTGAAATGATTGCCAAAGGTATTACGGTTGGTCTTGGTACAGATGGCTCCGCTTCTAATAATAATGCTGATATGCTTGAAGAAGTACGTCTTGCAGCAACATTACATAAAGCACGTCTTTATGATCCAAAGGCTATTCCTGCTCAAGCCGCATGGAACATGGGCACTGTAGAAGGTGCAAAAGCATTGGGATATACAGATCTTGGTGTATTAGATAAAGGCTATCGTGCAGATATCGTGCTATATGATGTATCTGGTATGCACTGGATGCCTCGTTACAATGATTTAGCAGCTCTTGTATACTCTGCTAATAGCTCCGATGTAAATACTACAATTGTGGGTGGTAAAGTTCTTATGAAAGACAAAGAACTGCTTACAATTGATGAAGAAAAACTACGGGCAGAGATTGATAAAGCTCAAGTATATTTTAGTAATTAG
- a CDS encoding class I SAM-dependent methyltransferase: MNDTFERNHPMKDDKEFITAYWADRSHDFGALRAKELESPKLKLWREELTCHIFDSDRSLRILDIGCGAGFFSIILSQLGHTVHGIDITPNMIDEANQLAESLDCDATFSVMDAENLGFDTNTFDIVVARNVTWNLPHPDKAYAEWFRVIRPGGLILNYDAEHARNHHNVPQSVHHAHEHVSNELKERCHTIYHMLDISSYTRPQWDKELLTKLGASSVTIDLTVGPRIYNEEDEFYIPVPMFLVKAIK, from the coding sequence ATGAATGATACTTTTGAACGCAACCATCCTATGAAGGATGATAAAGAATTTATTACAGCCTATTGGGCAGATCGATCTCACGATTTTGGCGCTTTACGTGCAAAAGAATTAGAAAGTCCCAAACTAAAATTATGGAGAGAAGAATTAACTTGTCATATATTTGATTCTGATAGATCTTTACGAATATTGGATATTGGATGTGGAGCCGGCTTTTTTAGTATTATACTATCTCAGCTTGGTCATACAGTGCATGGCATTGATATTACACCTAATATGATAGATGAGGCAAATCAACTAGCAGAGTCCCTCGATTGTGATGCAACCTTTTCTGTGATGGATGCAGAGAATCTAGGATTTGATACTAATACCTTTGATATCGTTGTGGCCAGAAATGTAACGTGGAATTTACCCCATCCTGACAAAGCCTATGCCGAATGGTTTCGCGTCATTCGCCCAGGCGGTTTGATTTTAAACTATGATGCGGAACATGCTCGTAATCATCATAATGTACCACAATCTGTTCATCATGCCCATGAACATGTAAGCAACGAATTAAAAGAACGGTGTCATACCATTTATCATATGCTCGACATTTCGTCTTATACACGACCTCAATGGGATAAAGAACTACTTACTAAATTAGGTGCTAGTTCTGTTACCATTGATCTTACTGTAGGTCCGCGCATTTACAATGAGGAAGACGAGTTTTATATTCCTGTACCCATGTTTTTGGTGAAAGCAATTAAATAA
- a CDS encoding DUF1848 domain-containing protein produces MILQTGQRTDIPAFYGQWLINRIREGFVDVRNPYNPLQVTRYPINQEVVDGIAFCTKNPLPFIPLLNEIVDYRQYWHMTITPYGTDIEPYVPTYASVIEGFKHISKQLNSQSMVWRYDPIILTNEYTVDFHCESFYKMAQALKGYTDTVVVSFLDIFDKVVQNFPEGYRPSLDIQTKIIKEFVSIAHSNHMNLKTCGEGVIFKELGADTEGCLTLDCYESAWNIKLKAPKRAPARPECNCYLHGDIGAYDSCSHFCRYCYANTNRAVVRYNRLHHDPNSSLLIGRLSKREIIKESTEKSWIINETVTQDSLF; encoded by the coding sequence ATGATATTACAGACTGGACAACGTACAGATATTCCTGCTTTTTATGGGCAATGGCTAATCAATCGTATACGTGAAGGATTTGTAGATGTTCGTAACCCTTATAATCCCCTACAGGTGACACGGTATCCAATTAATCAAGAGGTGGTAGATGGTATTGCATTCTGTACAAAGAATCCTTTACCGTTTATTCCACTACTAAATGAAATTGTTGATTACAGACAATACTGGCATATGACTATAACGCCTTATGGAACCGATATTGAACCCTACGTGCCAACTTATGCGTCTGTTATAGAAGGATTTAAACATATTTCTAAACAGCTTAATTCTCAATCTATGGTGTGGCGCTATGATCCTATCATTTTAACTAATGAATATACCGTTGATTTTCATTGTGAAAGCTTTTACAAAATGGCTCAAGCCCTTAAAGGTTATACAGATACAGTTGTTGTTAGCTTTTTAGATATATTTGATAAGGTGGTTCAGAATTTTCCAGAAGGATATAGACCAAGTTTAGATATTCAAACTAAGATCATTAAAGAATTTGTTTCCATAGCTCATTCCAATCATATGAATCTTAAAACCTGTGGAGAAGGAGTTATCTTTAAAGAGCTTGGTGCTGATACAGAGGGGTGTTTAACCTTAGATTGTTATGAAAGTGCCTGGAATATAAAATTAAAAGCACCTAAACGCGCGCCAGCACGACCAGAATGTAATTGTTATTTACATGGTGATATTGGTGCCTACGATAGCTGTAGCCACTTTTGTCGTTATTGTTATGCTAATACTAATCGAGCGGTGGTTCGATATAATCGTTTACATCATGATCCAAATTCTAGTTTACTTATTGGAAGACTTTCAAAAAGAGAAATTATTAAAGAAAGTACGGAAAAGAGCTGGATTATAAACGAAACTGTAACACAGGATAGCTTATTTTAG
- a CDS encoding HAD family hydrolase, whose amino-acid sequence MITYKKDSKDNLLSPDSSMPVLAMCYDFDKTLTPDDMQAQGFIQSVGYNEEQIKQFWHESNQLAKKHDMDNNLAYMYKMIQEAVGHFYVTKDKLMEYGNQVELYEGVRTWFERICQYGLEQGVKIEHYIISSGLKEMIEGTEMAKEGAFTKIYASAFMFDDKGVAVWPAQAINYTNKTQFLFRIQKGILDINDTGVNDYIKPENQRVPFRNMIYIGDSDTDIPCMSLVNANGGHSIGVYDPFKKDKEKVYKMMRHHRIRYYAPADYSNGSKLDTLVKQIIRKTAAYEVLEGEYIHCKYEAEE is encoded by the coding sequence ATGATAACGTATAAGAAAGATAGTAAAGATAATTTACTATCACCTGACTCGTCTATGCCCGTGTTAGCAATGTGTTATGACTTTGATAAGACATTAACCCCTGACGATATGCAGGCACAAGGTTTTATTCAATCGGTAGGCTATAACGAAGAGCAAATCAAACAATTTTGGCATGAATCAAATCAATTGGCTAAAAAACATGATATGGATAATAACTTAGCCTATATGTACAAAATGATTCAAGAAGCAGTAGGCCATTTCTATGTAACAAAAGATAAGCTCATGGAATACGGCAATCAAGTAGAATTATACGAAGGGGTACGGACTTGGTTTGAACGCATTTGTCAATATGGCTTAGAACAAGGCGTTAAGATTGAACATTATATTATTTCGTCTGGCTTAAAAGAAATGATCGAAGGCACTGAAATGGCAAAAGAGGGGGCTTTCACCAAAATCTATGCCAGTGCATTTATGTTCGATGATAAAGGTGTAGCTGTTTGGCCCGCACAAGCCATTAACTATACGAATAAGACACAATTTTTGTTCCGCATTCAAAAAGGAATTCTCGATATTAATGATACTGGTGTTAATGATTACATTAAGCCTGAAAATCAACGTGTGCCGTTCCGTAACATGATTTATATTGGGGATAGCGATACAGATATTCCTTGTATGAGTCTTGTGAACGCTAATGGAGGTCATTCTATAGGTGTTTATGATCCATTTAAGAAGGATAAAGAAAAGGTATATAAGATGATGCGTCATCATCGTATCCGTTATTATGCACCTGCAGACTATTCTAATGGTTCAAAACTAGATACCTTAGTGAAGCAAATTATTCGTAAAACCGCAGCCTATGAAGTATTAGAAGGCGAATATATTCATTGTAAATACGAAGCCGAGGAGTAA
- a CDS encoding DUF4241 domain-containing protein — MEQSKLTSEWIQTFNRLGSEGKLKPTVPYHDLFNRKELKGFPLHTLPMWTVNFPTGYITCCDPLVTLPSKPDTYLRQVTPGTYLLETKIIEMEPNEYRYVASRVVFSGNEPVYYELALKGTEDLTDLDDGDTYIGFPVDSGLATIVDAQTIETYNKFYEQWHINYPEKNIYDDYYSDLFQLNAMAYPQYQRSKGDWINFTIPDTELTVPMIQSGFGDGLYPVYWAFDKDGQICQIIMEYIDCSEAYE, encoded by the coding sequence ATGGAACAATCTAAATTAACTAGCGAATGGATTCAAACCTTTAACAGATTAGGTTCTGAAGGTAAATTAAAACCTACCGTACCATATCACGATTTATTTAACCGAAAGGAGTTAAAAGGATTTCCGTTACACACATTACCTATGTGGACGGTAAATTTTCCAACAGGTTATATTACGTGTTGTGATCCTCTAGTAACATTGCCAAGCAAACCAGATACATATCTTAGACAGGTAACACCAGGTACGTATTTGTTAGAGACTAAGATAATTGAAATGGAACCAAATGAGTATCGTTATGTAGCTAGTCGAGTTGTTTTTAGTGGCAATGAGCCTGTATACTATGAATTAGCATTAAAAGGGACAGAGGACTTAACCGATTTAGATGATGGAGATACCTATATTGGATTTCCTGTAGATTCGGGTTTAGCTACAATTGTAGATGCACAAACAATTGAAACATATAATAAGTTTTATGAACAATGGCATATAAACTATCCTGAAAAAAATATATACGATGACTATTATAGTGATTTATTCCAATTAAATGCTATGGCCTATCCACAATACCAACGTTCTAAAGGTGATTGGATTAACTTTACAATTCCTGATACAGAATTGACAGTACCGATGATTCAATCTGGATTTGGTGATGGTTTATATCCAGTATACTGGGCATTTGATAAAGATGGTCAAATCTGTCAAATTATTATGGAATACATTGATTGTAGCGAAGCATATGAATAA